One window of Rasiella rasia genomic DNA carries:
- a CDS encoding GH92 family glycosyl hydrolase — translation MNKIAAFLLFSMVLISCTTPPAITSAKKDTSLTSYVNTFIGTGGHGHTYPGATTPFGMVQLSPDTRLDGWDGCSGYHYSDDYIYGFSHTHLSGTGVSDYGDILLMPTNKINFNNGADGEPGYGSTFSHDREDASPGYYKVHLDDTNIEVELTVTERTGMHKYQFPSAQEQVVMLDLIHRDKVLDATIEIVSNTEIQGYRHSEAWAVDQRLFFSIKTSHPFEDMLQSPPTYGEPGAQRAALQFINPNNEPIYISVGISAVDIEGAKNNRETELADKTFNQIKTEANEIWEKQLEKIIVESSNYDYKVNFYTSLYHTMIAPNSYQDIDGRYRGMDLKIHETNDFKYYTVFSLWDTYRAAHPLYTIIEQDRTTDFVKTMLAKYKEGGIIPIWDLSANYTGCMIGYHGIPVIADAYLKGIDGFNAETALKAMKHSAMQNHLGLQSYKEYGFIPVEEESESVSKTLEYAYDDWTIAQMAKKMGKTEDYQTYTKRAQHYKNLFNPETNFFQGRFNNTWFGPFDPFEVNFNYTEANAWQYSLYAPQDISGMIDLMGGKQKFKTHLDNLFSAKTETSGRNQADITGLIGQYAHGNEPSHHIAYLYNFVNNPQRTQELTHQILTTLYTNSPEGISGNEDCGQMSAWYIFSSLGFYPVTPGSSTYIIGAPLFEKSTINLENDKQFTIVANGISETAIYINSATLNNQPLNRSYITHDEIIAGGTLVFEMSSTPSTWGTKDSEVPSTKISESLIVPVPFIKKGAIAFKTETEITLSTIGENNEVFYSLGNTDFKKYEKPFKIKNKASLKTFAKNTSGVFSDTLLTNFYKIDPDISIRLETNYANQYNAGGDNALIDGMRGSKDFRTGMWQGYQDTDVVAIIDLGKVKPIQDIKVSFLQDQRSWIFYPTEISCFVSDTPKNFYKNLPKQTINAAKPSEDSEVKTVTFNMNNYSARYIKIVAKNLGDLPKWHLGHPFNGKAWIFVDEIEID, via the coding sequence ATGAATAAAATTGCTGCCTTTCTTCTTTTTAGCATGGTTCTCATTAGTTGTACTACGCCTCCAGCTATAACTTCGGCAAAAAAAGATACCTCGCTCACATCTTACGTAAATACCTTTATAGGTACAGGTGGGCATGGGCACACCTACCCTGGCGCTACTACTCCTTTTGGTATGGTACAATTAAGTCCAGATACGCGTCTAGATGGTTGGGACGGTTGCAGCGGGTATCATTACAGCGACGATTATATTTATGGTTTTTCCCACACTCATTTAAGTGGTACTGGTGTAAGTGATTATGGCGATATTTTGCTCATGCCTACCAATAAAATAAACTTCAACAATGGGGCAGATGGTGAACCTGGCTATGGATCTACTTTTTCTCACGATCGCGAAGATGCTAGCCCTGGTTATTATAAAGTACATTTAGATGACACAAATATTGAAGTTGAACTTACTGTAACCGAAAGAACTGGCATGCACAAATATCAATTCCCTTCGGCGCAAGAACAGGTAGTGATGTTAGACCTAATTCACCGTGACAAAGTTTTAGACGCTACCATTGAAATTGTTTCAAACACAGAAATTCAGGGTTATAGACACTCAGAGGCATGGGCCGTAGATCAACGTCTCTTTTTTAGCATAAAAACCTCTCATCCTTTTGAAGATATGCTTCAGTCGCCTCCGACGTATGGAGAACCTGGCGCGCAACGTGCCGCCCTTCAGTTTATAAATCCTAACAACGAACCCATTTATATTTCCGTAGGAATTTCGGCAGTAGATATAGAAGGTGCGAAAAATAATAGGGAAACAGAGCTTGCTGATAAAACGTTTAATCAAATCAAGACGGAGGCAAACGAAATATGGGAAAAACAGCTCGAAAAAATAATTGTAGAAAGTAGCAATTACGACTATAAAGTTAATTTCTACACCTCACTCTATCACACCATGATAGCCCCAAATAGCTATCAAGATATAGATGGTCGCTATCGTGGTATGGACTTAAAAATTCATGAAACCAACGATTTTAAATATTACACCGTATTTTCTCTATGGGACACCTATCGAGCCGCGCACCCTCTTTACACGATTATTGAACAAGACCGAACTACAGATTTTGTAAAGACTATGCTTGCCAAATATAAAGAAGGAGGTATTATCCCCATTTGGGATCTTAGTGCAAATTACACAGGTTGTATGATTGGGTACCACGGTATTCCGGTAATTGCAGATGCTTACCTAAAAGGAATTGATGGTTTTAATGCCGAAACGGCACTTAAAGCAATGAAACATAGTGCCATGCAAAACCACCTCGGGCTACAGTCGTATAAAGAATATGGTTTTATCCCTGTAGAAGAAGAAAGCGAAAGTGTATCAAAAACGCTAGAATATGCTTACGACGATTGGACCATTGCTCAAATGGCAAAAAAAATGGGCAAAACAGAAGATTACCAAACGTATACTAAGCGGGCACAGCATTACAAGAACCTTTTTAACCCTGAAACCAATTTTTTTCAAGGACGATTTAACAATACCTGGTTTGGTCCGTTCGACCCGTTTGAAGTAAATTTTAACTACACAGAGGCAAACGCATGGCAATATAGCCTCTATGCACCTCAAGATATTTCAGGAATGATCGATTTAATGGGGGGTAAGCAAAAATTTAAAACGCACCTTGACAATTTATTTTCGGCAAAAACCGAAACTTCTGGTAGAAATCAAGCAGACATAACAGGGCTTATTGGGCAATACGCCCATGGCAACGAACCAAGTCACCATATAGCATACCTTTATAATTTTGTAAATAACCCACAACGAACTCAAGAACTAACACATCAAATTTTAACTACACTGTATACCAATTCTCCAGAAGGAATTTCAGGAAATGAAGATTGCGGACAAATGAGCGCTTGGTACATTTTTAGTTCTTTAGGCTTTTATCCGGTTACTCCAGGAAGTAGTACCTATATAATTGGAGCACCTTTATTTGAAAAATCGACAATTAATTTAGAAAATGATAAGCAATTTACAATTGTAGCTAATGGCATTTCTGAAACCGCTATTTATATTAATTCGGCTACGCTAAATAACCAACCATTAAATCGCTCTTATATCACCCATGACGAAATTATTGCAGGAGGTACGCTGGTTTTCGAAATGAGCTCCACACCTTCTACTTGGGGAACAAAAGATTCTGAAGTCCCAAGTACTAAAATTTCCGAATCATTAATTGTGCCTGTGCCTTTTATTAAAAAAGGAGCTATAGCGTTTAAAACAGAAACAGAAATTACTTTGAGTACCATTGGCGAGAATAATGAAGTGTTTTATAGTTTAGGTAATACCGATTTTAAAAAGTACGAAAAGCCCTTTAAAATTAAAAATAAGGCCTCTTTAAAAACTTTTGCGAAAAATACCAGTGGTGTTTTTAGCGATACCCTACTCACAAATTTCTATAAAATAGATCCCGATATAAGTATTCGGCTAGAAACCAATTATGCCAACCAGTATAATGCCGGTGGAGACAATGCATTAATAGATGGGATGCGAGGAAGCAAAGATTTTAGAACAGGAATGTGGCAAGGTTATCAAGATACAGATGTAGTTGCAATTATAGATTTAGGAAAGGTGAAGCCTATACAAGATATTAAGGTGAGTTTTCTGCAAGATCAACGTAGTTGGATTTTCTATCCTACGGAAATTTCCTGCTTTGTGTCTGATACTCCTAAAAATTTCTATAAGAACCTGCCAAAGCAAACCATTAACGCGGCTAAACCTTCTGAAGATTCGGAAGTCAAAACCGTCACCTTTAACATGAATAATTATAGTGCGCGCTATATTAAAATCGTTGCTAAGAACTTAGGAGATTTGCCCAAATGGCACCTAGGGCATCCATTTAACGGGAAGGCATGGATTTTTGTAGACGAGATTGAAATTGACTAA
- a CDS encoding isoaspartyl peptidase/L-asparaginase family protein → MKRRKFIRNTAAGAVGATFAISALSCTDKTKNPSEEKTPMTKSSPKLPLAICTWKFTNANQVAGEALEAGKLALDAVIEGVSVEEQNLKNTTVGKGGAPDREGNVTLDACVMATNGDCGAVMAVSSTSHVAALARKVMEETPHVILVGEGAEEFATLKGFESENLLTAESEKAWQEWLKSPEYKPLINIENHDTIGMLTMDKNGDLAGACTTSGLSYKMKGRVGDSPIIGSGLFLDNEVGGAVATGMGEEVVKTVGSFLIVELMRNGMSPQEACEEAIRRIVSKNNKYKDFQIAYIAMNKAGETGAYCIHEGFSMMKYQDKKNIEVPVNFYHKPS, encoded by the coding sequence ATGAAACGAAGAAAATTTATAAGAAATACTGCTGCCGGAGCTGTGGGAGCTACTTTTGCCATAAGCGCATTGTCATGTACAGATAAAACTAAAAACCCTTCCGAAGAAAAAACACCTATGACAAAAAGTTCCCCTAAATTACCTCTAGCAATTTGTACTTGGAAATTCACCAATGCCAACCAAGTCGCAGGAGAAGCCTTAGAAGCAGGGAAACTAGCTCTAGATGCCGTAATAGAAGGTGTTTCTGTTGAAGAACAAAATCTAAAAAACACTACCGTAGGTAAAGGAGGCGCTCCAGATAGAGAAGGAAATGTAACACTAGACGCCTGTGTAATGGCAACAAATGGTGATTGTGGCGCAGTAATGGCAGTTTCTAGTACTAGTCATGTAGCAGCCCTTGCTAGAAAGGTGATGGAAGAAACTCCTCATGTAATATTGGTAGGTGAAGGAGCCGAAGAATTTGCCACTCTAAAAGGTTTTGAATCTGAAAATTTGCTTACCGCCGAATCTGAAAAGGCATGGCAAGAGTGGCTTAAAAGTCCTGAATATAAACCACTAATCAATATCGAAAATCATGACACCATTGGAATGCTTACAATGGATAAAAATGGTGACCTAGCTGGTGCATGCACAACCAGCGGACTCTCCTACAAGATGAAAGGGCGTGTGGGCGATAGTCCTATTATTGGGAGTGGTTTATTTCTCGATAATGAAGTTGGTGGTGCGGTTGCCACAGGAATGGGCGAGGAAGTAGTAAAAACTGTAGGTAGCTTTTTAATTGTAGAACTTATGCGAAACGGAATGAGTCCACAAGAAGCTTGCGAAGAGGCGATTAGGCGTATTGTCTCAAAAAACAACAAGTATAAAGATTTTCAAATTGCGTATATCGCCATGAATAAAGCCGGTGAAACTGGTGCATACTGTATTCACGAAGGCTTTTCAATGATGAAATACCAAGACAAAAAGAATATTGAAGTCCCTGTAAATTTCTACCACAAACCATCTTAG